A genome region from Hippopotamus amphibius kiboko isolate mHipAmp2 chromosome 1, mHipAmp2.hap2, whole genome shotgun sequence includes the following:
- the LOC130844202 gene encoding histone H2B subacrosomal variant-like, with the protein MARNINKKKRCSRGHRNPASRKKSRSHTHGQRNYSLYINRVLKEVVPHSGISSHTLDIMNTMINGIFERISTEACNLMHYRKRRTLTPEDFQKAVYLLLPGKLAKYAVAFANEAVQRYVSS; encoded by the coding sequence ATGGCCAGAAACATCAACAAAAAGAAGAGGTGCTCCAGAGGACATCGAAacccagcctccagaaagaaatCACGTTCCCACACACATGGTCAAAGAAATTATTCACTCTACATAAACAGGGTCCTAAAGGAAGTGGTTCCCCACAGCGGCATATCATCTCACACCTTGGACATCATGAACACCATGATCAACGGCATTTTTGAGCGCATTTCTACGGAAGCCTGCAACCTGATGCATTACAGAAAACGTCGTACCCTCACACCTGAGGACTTCCAGAAGGCAGTGTATTTGCTGTTGCCTGGGAAACTAGCTAAGTACGCAGTGGCTTTTGCAAATGAAGCTGTCCAACGATATGTCAGCTCCTAA